The region CGCGCTTCTACCAGGACGAGGGGGCCGACGAACTCGCCATGCTCGATATCGCCGCAACGCTCGAAAACCGGAAGACCCGCATCGAGTGGGTGCGGCAGGTCTCTTCAGTCATCAGCATTCCGCTGACAATGGGCGGCGGCATCAATTCACTCGAGGACATCGAACTGGTGCTCGATGCGGGAGCGGACAAGGTGTCGATGAACAGCGCGGCGGTAAAGGACCCG is a window of Spirochaetota bacterium DNA encoding:
- a CDS encoding HisA/HisF-related TIM barrel protein; the protein is METIKIMPCLDMKEGRVVKGVNFVNIRDAGDPVENARFYQDEGADELAMLDIAATLENRKTRIEWVRQVSSVISIPLTMGGGINSLEDIELVLDAGADKVSMNSAAVKDP